A genomic segment from Burkholderia plantarii encodes:
- a CDS encoding ATP-binding protein, with product MKVGLTSKLFLAILVTCIAVALAMSAAMRYSFESGFGRYLVGRDDELVDRVTKALEHDYAEHGNWAFVTDRPAAWQTFMRSVAPILPRAASGAEHADEWDPAGWGGLAPDGRHGPRWPGDGFAAPDGGGAGWPGAAGGPPRAAGRTEDRGGERSGGQGDDLNGGGNDGGRPGAPPHDGAGHDTQDAARPAPASTANAPWPPDARGGTRPAWRDGAPHEPGWPPGAPAFASGAVPRGGWHGGPPGFRHPPPIALYDAARHRIAGYPPPPDTPLHALRANGAVVGWLAVAKPGGFFYEADRRFQTQQLRATWLIAIAAVLLSALVAIVLARRILAPVRRIVHATHELADGHYAVRVPEHGGDELGRLAADFNRLAAALAAAERARRDFFADISHELRTPLAVLRGELEALEDGVRRPDAATFASLQAEIALLSKLIDDLHELSLADIGALSFEMIPVDVARVAEITAESFGERFGAKRITLDARIPREPVPISGDPHRLAQLLQNLLENALRYTDPGGQVRITVEADGEQTRVDVLDSHPGVPDAMLPRVFDRLFRVDVSRSRQSGGSGLGLALGKHIVEAHGGSIAARRSPLGGLWILMRFPSLKPDHEH from the coding sequence ATGAAAGTCGGACTCACGTCGAAACTGTTCCTCGCGATCCTCGTCACCTGCATCGCCGTCGCGCTGGCGATGAGCGCAGCGATGCGCTACAGCTTCGAGAGCGGCTTCGGCCGCTACCTCGTGGGGCGCGACGACGAGCTGGTGGATCGCGTGACGAAGGCGCTCGAACACGATTACGCGGAACACGGCAACTGGGCGTTCGTCACCGACCGGCCCGCCGCGTGGCAGACCTTCATGCGTTCGGTCGCGCCGATCCTGCCGCGCGCGGCGAGCGGCGCCGAGCACGCCGACGAATGGGATCCGGCGGGCTGGGGCGGCCTGGCGCCGGACGGTCGCCACGGCCCGCGCTGGCCCGGCGACGGGTTCGCCGCGCCGGACGGCGGCGGCGCGGGCTGGCCCGGCGCGGCGGGCGGGCCACCGCGCGCCGCCGGCAGGACCGAAGATCGGGGTGGTGAGCGAAGCGGCGGCCAAGGCGATGACCTGAACGGCGGCGGCAATGACGGCGGCCGGCCCGGTGCGCCGCCGCATGACGGCGCCGGCCACGACACCCAGGATGCCGCCCGCCCCGCGCCGGCCTCGACGGCCAACGCGCCCTGGCCGCCCGACGCTCGCGGCGGCACCCGTCCGGCCTGGAGGGACGGCGCGCCGCACGAGCCCGGCTGGCCGCCCGGCGCGCCCGCCTTCGCGAGCGGCGCCGTCCCGCGCGGCGGCTGGCACGGCGGCCCGCCCGGCTTCCGGCATCCGCCGCCGATCGCGCTCTACGACGCCGCCAGGCACCGCATCGCCGGCTATCCGCCGCCGCCCGACACGCCGCTGCACGCGTTGCGCGCGAACGGCGCGGTGGTCGGCTGGCTCGCCGTCGCGAAGCCGGGCGGCTTCTTCTACGAGGCCGACCGGCGCTTCCAGACCCAGCAGCTGCGCGCCACCTGGCTCATCGCGATCGCGGCCGTGCTGCTCTCGGCGCTGGTCGCGATCGTGCTGGCGCGGCGCATCCTCGCGCCGGTCCGGCGCATCGTCCACGCCACCCACGAGCTGGCCGACGGCCACTACGCGGTGCGCGTCCCCGAGCACGGCGGCGACGAGCTGGGCCGGCTCGCGGCCGACTTCAACCGGCTCGCGGCCGCGCTGGCGGCGGCCGAGCGCGCGCGCCGCGACTTCTTCGCCGACATCTCGCACGAGCTGCGCACGCCGCTGGCGGTGCTGCGCGGCGAGCTGGAAGCGCTCGAGGACGGCGTGCGCCGCCCCGATGCGGCCACCTTCGCCTCGCTGCAGGCCGAGATCGCGCTGCTCAGCAAGCTGATCGACGATCTGCACGAGCTGTCGCTGGCCGACATCGGCGCGCTCTCGTTCGAGATGATTCCGGTCGACGTCGCGCGGGTGGCCGAGATCACGGCCGAATCGTTCGGCGAGCGGTTCGGCGCGAAGCGGATCACGCTCGACGCACGGATCCCGCGCGAGCCGGTGCCGATCTCGGGCGACCCGCACCGGCTCGCGCAGCTGCTGCAGAATCTGCTGGAAAACGCGCTGCGCTACACCGACCCGGGCGGCCAGGTGCGGATCACGGTGGAGGCCGACGGCGAGCAGACCCGCGTCGACGTGCTCGACTCGCATCCGGGCGTGCCCGACGCGATGCTGCCGCGCGTGTTCGACCGGCTGTTCCGCGTGGACGTCTCGCGCAGCCGGCAGAGCGGCGGCTCGGGCCTGGGCCTCGCGCTCGGCAAGCACATCGTCGAGGCGCACGGCGGCAGCATCGCCGCGCGCCGTTCCCCGCTCGGCGGTCTCTGGATCCTGATGCGGTTCCCCTCCCTGAAGCCCGACCATGAACACTGA
- a CDS encoding response regulator → MNTDRRGPSILIVEDEPKLSALLVDYLHAEGYATAIVADGREVVPHVRAHAPALVLLDLMLPGRGGLDICRELRTFSTTPVIILTARVDEIDRLLGLELGADDYVCKPFSPREVVARVKAILRRIDNATKPTPGEPAATPFEIDPDHHVARLDGRNLHLTPVELRLLALLVDNPGRIYSRDFLLRRLYDDHRVVTDRTVDSHVKNLRRKLQAVRPERDFIRSIYGVGYQFELEGETDEAARRAPGR, encoded by the coding sequence ATGAACACTGACCGTCGCGGCCCGTCGATCCTGATCGTCGAGGACGAGCCGAAGCTCTCCGCGCTGCTCGTGGACTACCTGCATGCGGAAGGCTATGCCACCGCGATCGTCGCGGACGGCCGCGAGGTGGTGCCGCACGTGCGCGCGCATGCGCCGGCGCTGGTGCTGCTCGACCTGATGCTGCCGGGGCGCGGCGGCCTGGACATCTGCCGCGAGCTGCGTACCTTCTCGACCACGCCGGTAATCATCCTGACCGCGCGCGTGGACGAGATCGACCGGCTGCTCGGCCTCGAACTCGGCGCCGACGACTACGTCTGCAAGCCGTTCAGCCCGCGCGAGGTGGTGGCGCGCGTGAAGGCGATCCTGCGCCGCATCGACAACGCGACGAAGCCGACGCCCGGCGAGCCGGCGGCAACGCCGTTCGAGATCGATCCGGACCATCACGTCGCGCGGCTCGACGGCCGCAACCTGCACCTGACGCCGGTGGAGCTGCGCCTGCTCGCGCTGCTGGTGGACAACCCGGGGCGCATCTATTCGCGCGACTTCCTGCTGCGGCGGCTCTACGACGACCATCGCGTGGTCACCGACCGCACCGTGGACAGCCACGTGAAGAACCTGCGACGCAAGCTGCAGGCGGTGCGGCCCGAGCGCGACTTCATCCGCTCGATCTACGGCGTCGGCTATCAGTTCGAACTCGAGGGGGAAACGGACGAGGCGGCGCGGCGCGCGCCAGGCCGCTGA
- a CDS encoding nucleoside/nucleotide kinase family protein, whose product MSTTREIGFAALLAQLRDAAPGARRLVAVAGPPGAGKSTFAARLVAALNDGAPGHAALLAMDGFHYDDRVLNARGQRARKGAPHTFDVDGLAAMLARLAADDGRDVAVPVFDREIEIARAGAAIVPAAARIVVVEGNYLLLDDAAWAPLRAAFDTTVMLEVPRAVLVERLAARWHGYGMDEAAILAKLDGNDLPNVDLVLGGSVPADFCVVNGQH is encoded by the coding sequence ATGAGCACGACACGCGAGATCGGGTTCGCGGCGCTGCTCGCGCAACTGCGCGACGCGGCGCCGGGCGCGCGCCGGCTGGTGGCCGTGGCGGGGCCGCCCGGCGCCGGCAAGAGCACGTTCGCCGCGCGGCTGGTGGCGGCGCTCAACGACGGCGCGCCCGGCCACGCGGCGCTGCTGGCGATGGACGGCTTCCACTACGACGATCGCGTGCTGAACGCGCGCGGCCAGCGCGCGCGCAAGGGCGCGCCGCATACGTTCGACGTCGACGGCCTGGCCGCGATGCTCGCGCGGCTCGCCGCCGACGACGGCCGCGATGTCGCCGTGCCGGTGTTCGATCGCGAGATCGAGATCGCGCGCGCGGGCGCGGCGATCGTGCCGGCGGCGGCGCGCATCGTGGTGGTGGAGGGCAACTACCTGCTGCTCGACGATGCCGCCTGGGCGCCGCTGCGCGCCGCGTTCGACACCACCGTGATGCTCGAGGTGCCGCGCGCGGTGCTGGTCGAGCGGCTCGCCGCGCGCTGGCACGGCTACGGGATGGACGAAGCGGCGATCCTCGCCAAGCTCGACGGCAACGACCTGCCGAACGTCGATCTCGTGTTGGGCGGCTCGGTGCCGGCCGATTTTTGCGTCGTCAACGGCCAGCATTGA